The nucleotide sequence TTCTTTATTATTCCATTAGTTACCATACATCCAGCAATAGATCCTAATTTTGGAGATGTAAAAATACTACGAACTTCAGCTAAACCGATTATTTTTTGTTGATATTCAGGAACTAGTAAACCTTTTACAAATAATTTCATATCATTTAATAAATTATATATTACATAATAATAACGTATATCTATGTTTTCTTTTAAAATAATTTTTTTTGAAATATTGTCTGCTTTTACATTAAAACCTAAAATGATAGCTTTAGAAGCTAATGCCAAATTTACGTCAGTTTCTCTTATGCTACCAACTCCTTTACTAATAATTTTAATTTTTACTTTTTTATCAGATAATTGAACTAATGATTCAGATATAGCTTCTAAAGAACCTTGTACATCTGTTTTTAATATAATATTTAATTCCGATTGTTTTTCAATATTAATTTTATCAAAAACATAATCTATATTATTATTTTTTTGATTAAAAAATTTTTTTTCTCGAAATTTATTTTTGCGATGTTGAACTATTTCTTTAGCATATTTTTCGTCATTAACAACATTAAAAATATCTCCAGATATAGGTACACCAGATAAACCAAGTATTTTTACAGGTAATGAAGGATGTGCATAATTAATTAATTTATTATATTGATTTTTAATATATTTTATTTTACCATATTCAAAACCACAAAGCATAGTATCTCCTTTCCTTAATACTCCACTTTTTATTAAAACAGATGCTACAGGTCCACTTTTAGCATCCAAATAAGACTCAATAACAACACCTGAAGCCATACAGTCATATGAAACATTTAATTCTAATATTTCAGATTGCAATAAAATTGCATCTAACAAATTATTAATACCTATACCAGTTTTTGCTGAAATATTTACGAAAATATTTTCGCCACCCCATTCTTCTGAAATAATATTATATTTACTTAATTCATTTTTTATTTTTTCAAAATTTGATTGTGTTTTATCAATTTTGTTAATTGCTATTATTATTGGAACTTTTGCTGCTTGGGCATGATGAATGGCTTCAATGGTTTGAAGCATAACACCATCATCTGCAGCGATTACTAATACCACTATATCTGTTATTTTAGCACCTCTAGCTCTCATTGAAGTAAAAGCAGAATGACCAGGAGTATCTAAAAACGTAATATTTCCATTATTAGTTTTCACATGATAAGCACCGATATGTTGCGTAATACCACCAAATTCTTTAGAAGCTATTTTTGTAGTTCTAATATAATCTAATAAAGAAGTTTTACCATGATCAACATGTCCCATAATGGTAACTATAGGAGATCTAATTTTTTTTTTAGATGACAAGGAATTTAAACTGATGTTTTTTATTAAATCTTGTTCTATTTTATTTTCATTTATTATTTTAACTTTATGACCCATATTTTCAGAAATTTTTTTAGCAATATCTATATTAATAAAATCATTAATACTGTTTATAGAAATACCCATTTTCATTATATGTTTAATTAATTCACCACTCTTAATTGCCATTTTATTAGATAAATCAACAACTGTTATTTTATTTCTTATTATAATGTCTCTATTTATTATTTTTTTTGGTTTTATAAAATTTTGTTTTAATACGTTTATTTTATTTCCTCTGATATTAAAATTCTTATTTTTATTTGTTTTAAATTTTTTAATTTTAAAATTGTTATTTTTTTTATTTCTTAAAGATGTTGCACGTTTAATAATATTTTTACGTTTATTAATATTACTATGTTTTTTAAAATCTCCTTTTTTAGAGTTATTAAAGATAGAAAATATATAATTGTCAGATTTTTTATTTTTCATTAATTTACGAGATATATTTTTAGAATTAGATTCTGTTTTTCTATATTTTGATCTTAATTTTTTTTTACGAAATTTAGATGTTTTTTTATTATTTATTTTATTATATTCCATTTATTTTTTTTTCAATTTATTATTAATAATTATGTTTTTTAAATAAGATACCAATGTTTTGAATTAACATATTTGTAAATTTATTACAAATAACATTTATAAAAAAT is from Buchnera aphidicola (Taiwanaphis decaspermi) and encodes:
- the infB gene encoding translation initiation factor IF-2, giving the protein MEYNKINNKKTSKFRKKKLRSKYRKTESNSKNISRKLMKNKKSDNYIFSIFNNSKKGDFKKHSNINKRKNIIKRATSLRNKKNNNFKIKKFKTNKNKNFNIRGNKINVLKQNFIKPKKIINRDIIIRNKITVVDLSNKMAIKSGELIKHIMKMGISINSINDFINIDIAKKISENMGHKVKIINENKIEQDLIKNISLNSLSSKKKIRSPIVTIMGHVDHGKTSLLDYIRTTKIASKEFGGITQHIGAYHVKTNNGNITFLDTPGHSAFTSMRARGAKITDIVVLVIAADDGVMLQTIEAIHHAQAAKVPIIIAINKIDKTQSNFEKIKNELSKYNIISEEWGGENIFVNISAKTGIGINNLLDAILLQSEILELNVSYDCMASGVVIESYLDAKSGPVASVLIKSGVLRKGDTMLCGFEYGKIKYIKNQYNKLINYAHPSLPVKILGLSGVPISGDIFNVVNDEKYAKEIVQHRKNKFREKKFFNQKNNNIDYVFDKINIEKQSELNIILKTDVQGSLEAISESLVQLSDKKVKIKIISKGVGSIRETDVNLALASKAIILGFNVKADNISKKIILKENIDIRYYYVIYNLLNDMKLFVKGLLVPEYQQKIIGLAEVRSIFTSPKLGSIAGCMVTNGIIKKHHSIRILRKEKIIYEGKLESLRRFKEDVTEIRSNLECGISIKNFNNINIGDRIEVIKKIEIK